The following are from one region of the Arachis duranensis cultivar V14167 chromosome 10, aradu.V14167.gnm2.J7QH, whole genome shotgun sequence genome:
- the LOC107469837 gene encoding WAT1-related protein At1g44800 has translation MEEQNGMGKLLKKLKPYLAMVSLQFGYSGMYVITMVSFKHGMSHWVLSVYRHVIATLIMLPFAFFLERKIRPKMTLPIFLRLAALGFLEPVLDQNLYNMGMKSTSTTFASAIVNVLPAITFVMALIFRLETVNLRKIHSVAKVIGTIVTVSGAMIMTLYKGPALEFIKGHGGGDIHHDSRSGSRTEPSEQNWVIGTLMLIASCGGWASFFILQSLTLKMYPAELSLTSWICFLGIFEGAIATFIFERDMSVWSIGWDSRLLACVYSGVVCSGIAYYVQGVVTRERGPVFVTSFSPLIMIITAALGTIVLAEQIHLGSVIGAIVIVCGLYTVVWGKSKDNVNNTEAVKVEGQELPIRDSTKSGSNIFENIDVNVPSEIMDRAGKNGRI, from the exons ATGGAGGAGCAAAATGGTATGGGGAAGTTGTTGAAAAAGTTGAAGCCATATCTTGCGATGGTTTCGCTTCAGTTTGGGTACTCTGGGATGTATGTCATCACCATGGTTTCTTTCAAACATGGAATGAGTCATTGGGTTCTCTCTGTATACCGTCATGTTATTGCCACACTCATCATGCTTCCCTTTGCTTTTTTCCTTGAaag GAAAATAAGGCCAAAGATGACTCTGCCAATCTTCCTGAGGTTAGCTGCGCTTGGTTTCCTTGA GCCAGTTCTTGACCAAAATTTGTACAACATGGGTATGAAGAGCACCTCAACAACGTTTGCATCGGCCATTGTTAATGTCCTCCCAGCCATTACTTTTGTTATGGCTCTCATTTTCAG GTTAGAGACAGTGAATTTGAGAAAGATTCACAGCGTAGCGAAGGTAATTGGAACAATAGTGACAGTGTCAGGAGCCATGATCATGACCCTGTACAAAGGACCAGCACTTGAGTTCATAAAGGGACATGGAGGAGGAGACATCCACCATGATAGTCGTAGCGGTTCAAGAACTGAGCCTTCTGAACAAAACTGGGTGATTGGCACACTCATGCTCATTGCAAGTTGTGGTGGTTGGGCTAGCTTCTTTATCTTGCAA TCTTTGACTTTGAAGATGTACCCAGCAGAGCTTTCACTCACATCTTGGATATGCTTTTTGGGTATTTTTGAGGGTGCAATTGCAACCTTTATCTTTGAACGTGATATGAGTGTTTGGTCCATTGGCTGGGACTCAAGGCTTCTAGCTTGTGTTTATTCT GGAGTGGTGTGTTCTGGAATTGCATATTATGTACAAGGAGTTGTGACCAGGGAACGTGGACcagtttttgtgacttctttcAGTCCTCTAATTATGATTATCACTGCTGCATTGGGTACCATTGTCTTGGCTGAGCAAATTCATCTTGGAAG CGTAATTGGAGCTATTGTAATTGTTTGTGGGCTATACACTGTGGTATGGGGAAAAAGCAAAGACAATGTGAATAATACAGAAGCAGTGAAAGTTGAGGGCCAAGAATTGCCAATAAGggatagcacaaaatcaggatcaaacatttttgaaaacattgatGTTAATGTTCCTAGTGAGATCATGGATAGAGCAGGGAAGAATGGGcgaatttga